In the Variovorax sp. S12S4 genome, one interval contains:
- the pyk gene encoding pyruvate kinase, with translation MITDRLPRHATKIVATLGPASNTPELLEQMILNKVSVVRLNFSHGTAQDHIDRAAMVREAARKIGREVAIMADLQGPKIRVGKFAQGKVWLEPGAKFVLDASRTEPGDADAVGLDYKDLPRDVRPGDRLLLNDGLIVLTVDAVRGEAVHTTVKLGGELSNNKGINKQGGGLTAPALTAKDMEDIKTAMSFQADYVAVSFPKNATDMEMARQLCNVAAAAYGHKPGLIAKIERAEAIPKLEEILRASDGIMVARGDLAVEVGNAAVPALQKKMIRMARDMDKVVITATQMMESMITNPVPTRAEVSDVANAVLDGTDAVMLSAETASGRYPLETVQEMSRICEAAESAEDKTLDADFSGKTYSRIDQSIAMGALFTAHHLGAKAIVALTESGSTPLWMSRHRAHIPMYALTSRLATQRRMALYRNVRPLLMDSESDRDTALEQAEAHLKKRGIVQTGDVYAITCGEPMGAPGGTNMLKICRAS, from the coding sequence ATGATCACGGATCGCCTTCCCCGCCACGCCACCAAGATCGTCGCCACGCTCGGCCCGGCTTCCAATACGCCCGAGCTGCTGGAACAGATGATCCTGAACAAGGTCAGCGTGGTGCGGCTCAACTTCAGCCACGGCACGGCGCAAGACCACATCGACCGCGCCGCCATGGTGCGAGAGGCCGCCCGCAAGATCGGCCGCGAAGTGGCGATCATGGCCGACCTGCAAGGCCCCAAGATCCGCGTCGGCAAGTTCGCGCAGGGCAAGGTCTGGCTCGAGCCGGGCGCCAAGTTCGTGCTGGACGCCTCGCGCACCGAGCCGGGCGATGCCGATGCCGTCGGCCTCGACTACAAGGACCTGCCGCGCGACGTGCGCCCCGGCGACCGGCTGCTGCTGAACGACGGCCTCATCGTGCTCACGGTCGACGCGGTGCGGGGCGAGGCGGTGCACACCACCGTCAAGCTGGGCGGCGAGCTCTCCAACAACAAGGGCATCAACAAGCAGGGCGGCGGCCTCACGGCGCCGGCGCTCACCGCCAAGGACATGGAAGACATCAAGACCGCGATGAGCTTCCAGGCCGACTACGTGGCGGTGAGCTTTCCGAAGAACGCCACCGACATGGAAATGGCGCGCCAGCTGTGCAACGTGGCCGCGGCCGCGTACGGGCACAAGCCCGGGCTCATCGCCAAGATCGAGCGCGCCGAAGCCATTCCCAAGCTGGAAGAAATCCTGCGCGCGAGCGACGGCATCATGGTGGCGCGCGGGGACCTGGCGGTTGAAGTCGGCAACGCCGCCGTGCCCGCGCTGCAGAAAAAAATGATCCGCATGGCGCGCGACATGGACAAGGTGGTGATCACCGCGACCCAGATGATGGAGTCGATGATCACCAACCCCGTGCCCACCCGCGCCGAAGTGAGCGACGTGGCCAACGCCGTGCTCGACGGCACCGACGCGGTGATGCTCTCGGCCGAAACCGCCTCGGGCCGCTACCCGCTCGAAACCGTGCAGGAGATGAGCCGCATCTGCGAAGCCGCCGAATCGGCCGAAGACAAGACCCTTGACGCCGACTTCAGCGGCAAGACCTACAGCCGCATCGACCAGTCGATTGCCATGGGCGCACTGTTCACGGCGCACCACCTGGGCGCCAAGGCGATCGTGGCGCTCACCGAGTCGGGCTCCACGCCGCTGTGGATGAGCCGCCACCGCGCGCACATTCCGATGTACGCGCTGACCTCGCGCCTTGCCACGCAGCGCCGCATGGCGCTCTACCGCAACGTGCGCCCGCTGCTGATGGATTCCGAAAGCGACCGTGACACCGCGCTCGAGCAGGCCGAAGCCCACCTGAAGAAGCGCGGCATCGTGCAGACCGGCGACGTCTACGCGATCACCTGCGGCGAGCCGATGGGTGCCCCGGGCGGCACCAACATGCTGAAGATCTGCCGCGCGAGCTGA
- a CDS encoding VOC family protein: protein MPTTDHTAPPPAPPVRGLHHFAWRCRDSEETRRFYEDLLGLPLAHVIKSDHVPSTGEYCPYVHIFFQMRDGSYIAFFDLGDDIAALPSPNTPAWVNHIALRVDSVSDLLAAKARLENAGVEVLGVTDHHIIESIYFFDPNGIRVELTTPTVPQAEMEAHVLRARADLDAWTVRKAALRAAKGMANV, encoded by the coding sequence ATGCCCACGACCGACCACACGGCGCCCCCACCCGCCCCACCAGTGCGTGGACTGCACCACTTTGCCTGGCGCTGCCGCGACAGCGAGGAGACCCGCCGCTTCTACGAAGACCTGCTGGGCCTGCCGCTCGCGCACGTGATCAAGAGCGACCACGTGCCGAGCACGGGCGAGTACTGCCCCTACGTGCACATCTTTTTCCAGATGCGCGACGGTTCGTACATCGCCTTCTTCGACCTGGGCGACGACATCGCCGCGCTGCCTTCACCCAACACCCCCGCGTGGGTGAACCACATCGCGCTGCGGGTGGACTCGGTGAGCGACCTGCTCGCCGCCAAGGCGCGGCTGGAGAACGCCGGCGTTGAAGTGCTGGGCGTGACCGACCACCACATCATCGAATCGATCTACTTCTTCGACCCCAACGGCATTCGCGTGGAGCTGACCACGCCGACCGTGCCGCAGGCCGAGATGGAAGCGCATGTGCTGCGCGCCCGTGCGGATCTCGACGCGTGGACCGTGCGCAAGGCCGCGCTGCGCGCAGCGAAAGGCATGGCAAATGTCTGA
- a CDS encoding LysR family transcriptional regulator, whose translation MNLTLRQLRAFAAVAETGSFTAAAQQLHLTQSALSVLVRELEREIGVKLLDRHTRRVQLSEAGREFLPSVHRLLGDLTSAVAGVTDLRDKKKGVLRLAAPQLMACTLMPRVIALYREAYPDVDVRLADTLPEHLLAGVAAGDVELAVGQDVAVDGAIERRTLLRDRHWLICPPDHAFARRRKVRWHELGPYTFIAPTRDFRQRVLPELGPAERDYMLRPGTQEVSYMTTALGMVASGLGLTVCPTYSASLVRAHGLQMVRLESPDFHREVCIYSAARAPCRRLRRALSKCSNASPGRSRKVDAKHRNAARGV comes from the coding sequence ATGAATCTGACCTTGCGCCAGTTGCGCGCCTTCGCTGCGGTGGCCGAGACCGGCAGCTTTACTGCTGCGGCGCAGCAACTGCATCTCACGCAATCGGCGCTCAGCGTGCTGGTGCGCGAACTCGAGCGCGAAATCGGCGTGAAATTGCTTGACCGTCATACCCGGCGGGTGCAGCTTTCAGAAGCGGGCCGCGAGTTCCTGCCTTCCGTGCACCGGTTGCTCGGCGACCTGACGAGCGCGGTGGCCGGCGTGACGGATTTGCGTGACAAGAAGAAAGGAGTGTTGCGCCTTGCAGCGCCCCAGCTGATGGCCTGCACACTGATGCCGCGGGTGATTGCTCTTTATCGCGAGGCGTACCCCGATGTCGACGTTCGCCTTGCCGATACCTTGCCCGAACACCTGCTCGCCGGCGTTGCGGCCGGCGATGTCGAACTCGCTGTAGGGCAGGACGTGGCCGTTGACGGCGCGATCGAACGCCGCACGCTGCTGCGCGACAGGCACTGGCTGATCTGTCCGCCGGACCACGCCTTTGCCAGGCGCCGCAAGGTGCGCTGGCATGAGCTCGGGCCGTACACCTTCATTGCCCCCACGCGCGACTTTCGCCAGCGCGTGCTGCCCGAACTGGGCCCGGCGGAGCGCGACTACATGCTGCGCCCGGGCACCCAGGAGGTGTCGTACATGACCACCGCGCTCGGCATGGTGGCCTCGGGGCTGGGGCTTACCGTATGCCCGACCTATTCCGCATCGCTCGTGCGTGCCCACGGCCTGCAGATGGTGCGGCTGGAGTCGCCCGATTTCCACCGCGAGGTCTGCATCTACAGCGCCGCGCGCGCGCCCTGTCGCCGGCTGCGGCGAGCTTTGTCGAAGTGCTCGAACGCTTCGCCAGGGCGCAGCCGAAAGGTTGACGCAAAGCATCGGAACGCCGCAAGAGGCGTGTAG